One window from the genome of Clostridiaceae bacterium encodes:
- a CDS encoding sugar ABC transporter substrate-binding protein → MSKKLKLIVALTLCVVMIASLFAGCGKKTNSGTDGTGTDSTTTNQGDTKAEKTKITFWFYPRYVVEGKENGVYEQELIDAYVKENPNVDIEFEMLAWNQGPEKINIAISSNAMPDSVFDYPGRIIGYGAQGVLADLNFMFTEEDRKDIPQSILDHCMLGDKIYMYPTHISPVIMGVNRKLFRDAGVEDLLPLDDPNNPDRLWTIDQFQKALEGIRDNLKNVAPIVFYAGNEQGDASIRMFIQNFGADFVNKEHDKVVINSEAGVKGLQWILDAYKNGLIAKGAESLTSTDALDMFTQGAAATCILFGPGNMNTLNKAIAEGKAAEGFDFAFVPQPSIDGKSVKVEAQVIGYCIFDNKDQKRIEESAKFIEYLAKDPKNVLASGAFPVRASMGQLYDHPELSYAGNISRYVADTGYTINNYAKVRALWYPELQAALTGAKTAKQALDDFAARATEVINEK, encoded by the coding sequence ATGTCAAAGAAATTAAAATTAATTGTGGCCTTAACTTTGTGTGTTGTAATGATTGCAAGTTTGTTTGCAGGTTGCGGAAAAAAAACTAATTCCGGAACTGATGGAACTGGTACTGACAGTACAACCACAAATCAAGGAGACACAAAGGCTGAAAAAACAAAAATTACTTTCTGGTTTTATCCCAGATATGTTGTTGAAGGCAAGGAAAACGGCGTATATGAGCAGGAACTTATTGACGCTTATGTAAAAGAAAATCCCAATGTTGACATTGAATTTGAAATGCTTGCCTGGAACCAGGGACCTGAAAAAATAAACATTGCAATTTCTTCTAATGCAATGCCTGACAGTGTATTTGACTATCCAGGCAGAATAATCGGTTATGGAGCTCAGGGAGTACTTGCAGACCTTAATTTCATGTTTACAGAGGAAGACAGGAAAGATATACCCCAGTCAATTCTTGACCATTGCATGCTTGGGGACAAAATTTACATGTATCCAACACATATATCTCCTGTAATAATGGGAGTAAACAGAAAACTATTCAGAGATGCAGGAGTAGAAGATTTACTGCCCTTAGATGATCCAAACAATCCAGATAGGTTATGGACAATAGATCAATTCCAAAAAGCACTTGAAGGTATAAGAGATAATCTTAAGAATGTTGCTCCTATCGTATTCTATGCAGGAAACGAACAGGGAGACGCTTCTATCAGAATGTTCATACAGAATTTTGGAGCAGACTTTGTAAATAAAGAACATGATAAAGTTGTAATAAACAGTGAAGCAGGTGTAAAAGGCTTACAGTGGATATTAGATGCCTATAAGAACGGTCTTATTGCGAAAGGTGCAGAATCCCTCACATCAACAGATGCTCTTGATATGTTTACCCAGGGCGCTGCAGCAACCTGTATACTTTTCGGACCTGGTAACATGAATACTCTTAACAAGGCAATAGCTGAAGGAAAAGCCGCAGAAGGATTTGATTTTGCCTTTGTTCCACAGCCCTCTATAGATGGAAAATCAGTTAAGGTTGAGGCTCAGGTTATAGGTTACTGCATATTTGACAACAAGGATCAGAAGAGGATTGAAGAGTCAGCTAAATTTATTGAATACCTTGCTAAAGATCCGAAAAATGTTTTGGCCAGCGGAGCATTCCCGGTCAGAGCATCCATGGGTCAACTGTATGACCATCCGGAACTTAGTTATGCAGGTAATATATCCAGGTATGTAGCAGACACAGGATATACAATAAACAATTATGCAAAGGTAAGGGCATTATGGTATCCTGAACTGCAGGCTGCACTTACAGGTGCAAAGACAGCAAAACAGGCTCTTGACGACTTTGCAGCCAGGGCTACAGAGGTAATTAATGAAAAATAA
- a CDS encoding response regulator has translation MDLKAIVIEDELIIRKGIIQKVQWHKFNISRILEASNGEMGYNIIIEEKPEIILLDVNLPKMDGLELLKKIREDGITSKVMILSGHDEFTYAQKAIEYGVENYLLKPSSATEIEEVLEKICDNIIKEQEKDSRYEEMKKKLKDMIPFFRSGLINKILSGEIKNKEEILGASAYLGLNLTNEFFMVAVFIMENGFRDNKTSKDPEAKFIKELGMHELVSMIDDPGRVIVESHLYDKAILIISGRDEASTRKYCFSLIDELMKRISKEISSDVVVGIGEVKNNILQISQSYSEALAALEERFIDSSSKIFYIGDTTLQNSDTSDYPYEDEKKFMQSVKIGQQENSLVSLKAIIGYFKVKKEKYPVALAKIQLKRITYYLIQVAYEFEADITEFTDKIDIYEQIESFTTIDEYERFITEFTIKLCAYISKKRYVKHTATIRKAIIYIEQNYNDENLSLDKIADHVGMHPNYISHLFKKEKGESLSSYICRYRIKKAEELILKNQSLKMYDVAYEVGFNDPNYFATCFKNIIGVSPTEYRQLNAHNS, from the coding sequence ATGGATCTAAAAGCTATTGTAATTGAAGATGAATTAATAATTAGAAAAGGAATAATTCAAAAGGTACAGTGGCATAAGTTCAATATTTCTAGAATCCTTGAAGCTTCTAACGGAGAGATGGGGTATAATATAATAATTGAGGAAAAGCCTGAAATTATACTGTTAGATGTGAATCTTCCCAAAATGGATGGACTGGAACTGTTAAAAAAAATACGTGAGGACGGTATTACTTCAAAAGTAATGATTCTCTCTGGTCATGATGAGTTTACTTATGCGCAAAAGGCTATTGAGTATGGGGTGGAAAACTATTTACTTAAACCTTCATCAGCAACAGAAATTGAAGAAGTATTGGAAAAAATTTGTGATAATATCATTAAGGAACAGGAAAAAGACAGTAGATATGAAGAAATGAAGAAAAAATTAAAAGATATGATTCCTTTCTTCAGATCAGGATTAATAAACAAGATTTTGTCCGGTGAAATAAAAAATAAAGAAGAAATATTAGGTGCTTCTGCTTATCTGGGGTTGAATCTGACAAATGAGTTTTTTATGGTCGCGGTATTTATTATGGAAAATGGTTTTAGGGATAACAAGACAAGTAAAGATCCTGAAGCAAAATTCATTAAGGAACTGGGTATGCATGAGTTGGTAAGCATGATTGATGATCCGGGAAGAGTTATAGTAGAAAGCCATTTATATGATAAGGCTATCCTTATTATTTCAGGAAGAGATGAAGCTTCCACCAGAAAATATTGTTTTTCACTAATTGATGAACTAATGAAGAGAATTTCAAAGGAAATATCTTCAGATGTAGTAGTAGGAATTGGTGAAGTAAAAAACAATATTTTGCAGATTTCCCAGTCGTATTCTGAAGCACTGGCTGCATTGGAAGAAAGGTTTATTGATAGTTCCAGCAAGATTTTTTATATTGGTGATACTACTCTGCAGAATTCAGACACCTCTGATTATCCTTATGAAGATGAGAAAAAATTTATGCAAAGTGTAAAAATAGGGCAGCAGGAAAATTCCCTTGTCAGTCTTAAGGCAATCATTGGTTATTTTAAGGTGAAAAAAGAAAAATATCCCGTTGCTCTTGCTAAAATTCAGCTAAAGAGGATAACTTATTATCTGATACAAGTAGCATATGAATTTGAAGCAGATATAACTGAATTTACTGATAAAATTGATATATATGAGCAAATAGAAAGCTTTACAACTATTGATGAGTATGAAAGGTTTATTACTGAATTTACAATAAAATTATGTGCTTATATATCTAAAAAAAGGTATGTAAAACATACTGCAACAATAAGAAAAGCAATAATTTATATTGAGCAGAATTATAATGATGAGAATCTCAGTCTCGATAAAATTGCAGACCATGTAGGAATGCATCCTAACTATATCAGCCACTTATTTAAAAAGGAAAAAGGTGAAAGCCTTTCATCCTATATTTGCAGATACAGGATCAAAAAAGCAGAGGAATTGATCCTAAAGAACCAATCTTTAAAAATGTACGATGTTGCCTATGAAGTAGGCTTTAATGATCCTAATTATTTTGCAACCTGCTTTAAGAATATTATTGGAGTATCTCCTACAGAATACAGGCAGCTTAATGCCCACAATTCTTAA
- a CDS encoding LacI family transcriptional regulator: protein MPTLKDIAERVGVNKSTVSRALSDSGKIASKTREKILKVANELGYIPNETAKVLAGKRSKTIGIILPELDCNYYAGLVGAVESKLKDQGYSLIIGQTGFKHENEFHYLELFVRKNLDGILISVHDRIKFGKEIVKARKILKIPVVIIEYFIDIPDFDVIEIDNMYGIDIAIDHLYKLGHRRIGFISEYLSMGTRYPAYVEAMKKRNLTINEKFVKYGYERLELGGYLRMKELLGEKEIPTAVFVSYDTMAQGALKAIAEAGMRVPEDISVIGFDNIRESAYFSTPLTTIAPPVLEMSEKAVDTLLRKIENDNVSTVQHLSLKPKLIIRESTGPCHECSVI from the coding sequence ATGCCTACATTGAAAGATATTGCCGAAAGAGTTGGTGTTAATAAATCGACAGTGTCCCGGGCATTAAGTGATAGTGGTAAAATTGCTTCAAAAACCCGGGAAAAAATCCTTAAAGTTGCCAATGAGCTTGGATATATACCAAATGAAACCGCAAAAGTATTGGCAGGAAAAAGATCTAAAACAATAGGTATAATACTTCCCGAGTTAGACTGCAACTACTATGCAGGCCTTGTTGGAGCGGTAGAGTCTAAGCTTAAAGATCAGGGCTATTCATTAATTATTGGACAAACAGGATTTAAACATGAAAATGAATTTCATTATCTTGAATTGTTTGTGAGAAAGAATCTTGATGGAATACTGATCAGCGTTCATGATCGAATAAAGTTTGGAAAAGAGATTGTAAAAGCCAGGAAAATTCTGAAAATTCCTGTTGTTATTATTGAGTATTTTATAGATATTCCGGATTTTGATGTGATTGAAATAGATAATATGTATGGCATTGATATAGCCATAGATCATTTATACAAATTGGGACATAGAAGAATAGGCTTCATCAGCGAGTATCTTTCAATGGGTACACGGTATCCTGCATATGTTGAAGCTATGAAGAAGCGCAACCTCACCATTAATGAAAAATTTGTGAAATACGGCTATGAAAGACTTGAACTGGGAGGATATTTAAGAATGAAAGAGTTGCTTGGGGAGAAGGAAATTCCCACTGCTGTTTTTGTGTCCTATGATACTATGGCTCAGGGGGCTCTCAAAGCAATAGCCGAGGCAGGTATGAGAGTACCTGAAGATATATCTGTTATAGGTTTTGATAATATCAGAGAATCTGCTTATTTCAGTACCCCCCTTACTACAATTGCCCCGCCGGTGCTTGAAATGAGTGAAAAGGCTGTCGATACTTTACTTAGAAAAATTGAAAATGATAATGTTTCAACGGTTCAACATTTATCTTTAAAACCTAAATTAATAATAAGAGAATCTACAGGACCTTGCCATGAATGTTCCGTAATCTGA
- a CDS encoding U32 family peptidase codes for MNKVELLAPAGNLEKLKMAIIYGADAVYAGGNEYGLRANAGNFTLEEMKEGIDFAHSMGKKFYLTMNIIPHNSDLKGMDEYIKNVRNLGVDAVIISDPGVFSIIKETAPDMEIHISTQANNTNWKSAEFWYKHGVKRIILARELSLDEIKEIREKTSPKLELEIFIHGAMCISYSGRCLLSNYMAERDSNRGLCAHPCRWKYYLVEEKRPGKYMPVFEDERGTYIFNSKDLCMIEHLPEIIATGVSSVKIEGRMKSSYYVATVVKAYREALDAYYRDPVNYVFSPKWMEEISKASHREYTTGFYFNKPTGKEQIYHTSSYIREYDFVGLVISYDKNTGIAKVEQRNRMYKGEEIEVVMPKGDYFKQKIKSMKNSEGEDIDVAPHPQMTVYMPMDHEVVPYTILRREG; via the coding sequence ATGAATAAGGTTGAACTGCTGGCACCAGCAGGAAATCTTGAAAAATTAAAAATGGCAATAATATATGGAGCCGATGCCGTATATGCCGGAGGAAATGAGTATGGATTAAGAGCTAATGCAGGTAATTTTACCCTTGAGGAGATGAAAGAGGGTATAGATTTTGCCCATTCCATGGGGAAAAAGTTTTACCTGACCATGAATATCATACCACATAACAGTGATTTAAAGGGAATGGATGAGTATATAAAAAATGTCCGGAACCTGGGAGTAGATGCTGTAATTATATCTGATCCCGGAGTTTTTTCTATTATAAAAGAAACTGCTCCGGATATGGAAATTCATATCAGCACCCAGGCAAATAATACTAACTGGAAAAGTGCTGAGTTCTGGTATAAGCATGGAGTAAAAAGAATAATACTTGCACGGGAGTTGTCCCTGGATGAGATAAAAGAAATAAGAGAAAAAACATCTCCGAAACTGGAACTGGAAATCTTTATACACGGAGCTATGTGTATTTCATACTCAGGTAGGTGCCTTCTTAGCAATTATATGGCTGAGAGGGATTCCAACAGGGGATTGTGCGCTCATCCATGCAGGTGGAAGTATTACCTGGTTGAAGAAAAAAGGCCGGGAAAATATATGCCTGTTTTTGAAGATGAACGGGGAACATATATTTTTAACTCAAAAGATTTATGTATGATTGAGCATCTTCCAGAAATTATTGCTACTGGTGTATCCAGTGTCAAAATTGAAGGGCGTATGAAAAGTTCTTATTATGTGGCAACAGTGGTAAAGGCCTATAGAGAGGCTTTAGACGCCTATTACCGGGATCCGGTCAATTACGTTTTCAGCCCCAAATGGATGGAGGAAATCTCTAAGGCAAGCCACAGGGAGTATACGACTGGTTTTTATTTTAATAAGCCAACCGGTAAAGAGCAAATCTATCATACAAGTTCATACATCAGAGAGTATGATTTTGTTGGTCTGGTTATTTCTTATGATAAGAATACGGGAATTGCAAAAGTAGAACAAAGAAACAGGATGTATAAAGGAGAAGAAATAGAAGTAGTAATGCCAAAGGGAGATTATTTCAAACAAAAAATTAAAAGTATGAAAAATTCAGAGGGGGAGGATATTGACGTCGCACCCCATCCTCAGATGACTGTGTATATGCCTATGGACCATGAAGTTGTGCCATATACCATTTTGAGAAGAGAGGGGTAG
- a CDS encoding O-methyltransferase: MICQDFVTEYIRNTIKKDEGFLLKLRDYAQEFNIPIVQPETARLLEVLCHISRPRRVLEIGTALGYSAILMAHALGDEGSIDTIDRSYDMTEKAKYNIRQAELEKRINVITGDALDVLKCLEKKYDFIFLDASKGHYLELLPDILRLLQTGGVLVSDNVLYKGMIASDDLVIRRKNTIVRRMRDYLDAICSSRILSTSIIPIGDGVAISCKISD, translated from the coding sequence ATGATATGTCAAGATTTTGTTACTGAGTATATTAGAAACACTATTAAAAAAGATGAAGGTTTTTTGCTCAAATTAAGGGATTATGCTCAAGAGTTTAATATACCGATAGTGCAGCCTGAAACTGCCAGATTACTGGAAGTGCTATGCCATATTTCCAGACCCAGAAGAGTATTGGAAATAGGTACTGCTCTCGGTTATTCAGCAATTTTAATGGCACATGCACTTGGAGATGAAGGAAGCATTGATACCATAGACCGGTCCTATGACATGACTGAAAAAGCTAAATATAACATCCGGCAGGCAGAATTGGAAAAAAGAATTAATGTGATTACAGGAGATGCTCTTGATGTTTTGAAGTGTCTCGAAAAAAAGTATGATTTTATTTTTTTGGATGCTTCAAAAGGCCATTACCTTGAACTCCTTCCTGATATACTCAGATTGCTTCAGACAGGTGGAGTACTTGTTTCGGATAATGTTTTATATAAAGGTATGATAGCCAGTGATGATTTGGTTATAAGAAGGAAGAATACTATTGTCAGAAGAATGAGGGATTATCTGGATGCAATTTGCAGCAGCCGGATTCTAAGCACAAGCATTATACCCATTGGGGATGGGGTAGCCATATCCTGCAAAATATCAGATTAG
- the mltG gene encoding endolytic transglycosylase MltG has translation MGKVSGPRKKNKWIIRLIFLLAYILIALISAYFSYSYVIRTSSSGQKEVVINIDPERARPIEIPLGSNTAQIAEILKQNGVIENTTLFRIISKLNGYDGLYMSGIHLIDSKRNYDNIQGYDMLMRILTSRPQDNPSITVTIPEGYTFEQIIDRLEKLKLIDRKKFIEVCNTEEFDYEFIKYIPKERENRLEGYLFPETYKFDKNGGERQIVSVMLGQFNKIFIPEYYERAKTLGMTVDQVVILASIIEREAKIAEERDIISGVFHNRLKSKDPALKKLQSCATIQYILFKQLGIFKESLSLEDEKIDDPYNTYIYEGLPPGPISSPGRDSIIAALYPEEHDYLYFVSKEDGTGTHYFSTTYRDHVNAQLRAQKNKASN, from the coding sequence ATGGGAAAGGTTTCTGGACCCCGGAAGAAGAATAAGTGGATCATAAGGCTTATTTTCTTGCTTGCTTACATTCTTATTGCATTAATAAGTGCATATTTTTCCTATAGTTATGTTATAAGAACAAGCAGTAGTGGACAAAAGGAAGTTGTTATTAATATAGACCCAGAAAGAGCTAGACCCATAGAGATTCCTCTTGGTTCTAATACTGCCCAAATTGCAGAGATTCTTAAGCAGAATGGAGTAATTGAAAATACTACATTATTCAGAATAATTTCAAAGCTAAATGGATATGATGGTTTATATATGTCAGGCATACACCTTATTGACAGCAAAAGAAATTATGACAATATCCAGGGCTATGATATGCTTATGAGAATACTTACCAGCAGACCGCAGGATAATCCGAGTATTACTGTCACAATACCTGAAGGGTATACCTTTGAACAGATAATAGACAGACTTGAAAAACTAAAGCTTATTGACAGGAAAAAGTTCATTGAAGTATGCAACACAGAAGAATTTGACTATGAATTTATAAAATATATACCCAAGGAAAGAGAAAACAGGCTTGAAGGTTATTTATTTCCAGAAACCTATAAATTTGACAAAAACGGCGGAGAAAGACAGATTGTGTCCGTTATGTTAGGACAGTTTAACAAGATATTTATACCCGAATACTATGAAAGGGCGAAAACACTTGGAATGACAGTGGATCAGGTTGTTATTCTTGCCTCAATAATTGAAAGGGAAGCTAAAATTGCAGAGGAAAGGGATATTATTTCAGGAGTTTTTCATAACAGGCTGAAAAGCAAAGACCCTGCATTGAAAAAACTCCAGTCCTGTGCCACTATTCAATATATTTTATTTAAGCAACTTGGAATATTTAAGGAGTCCTTATCTCTTGAAGATGAAAAGATAGATGATCCATATAACACTTATATATATGAAGGTTTACCTCCGGGACCTATATCTTCACCGGGAAGAGACTCAATTATTGCAGCCCTCTATCCTGAGGAGCATGATTATTTGTATTTTGTTTCCAAGGAAGATGGTACAGGTACCCATTACTTCTCTACAACATACAGGGACCATGTAAATGCCCAATTAAGAGCGCAGAAGAACAAAGCTAGCAATTAG
- the typA gene encoding translational GTPase TypA, producing the protein MNFANFNSLDSDLRGINVEKDREEIIIREDIRNIAIIAHVDHGKTTLVDGMLKQSGIFRSNEQVQERILDSNELERERGITILAKNTAVNYKGIKINIVDTPGHADFGGEVERVLNMVDGVLLLVDAFEGPMPQTRFVLKKALEYDLVPIVVINKIDRPDARPYEVADQVLDLFLELGANDKQADFKLLYASSRNGFAVNDLEDERKNLEPLFQSIINNVPAPMGYVDKPLQLQISSIDYDEYIGRIGVGRITRGKIKSGQQAVVCKKDGSQQIIKVGKLFKFEGLKRISVEEAMLGDIVAIAGAGDINIGETICSVEYPDPLPFITIEEPTITMTFSVNDSPFAGTEGTYVTSRHLRDRLFKELETNVSLKVEETDTPDSFIVSGRGELHLSILIETMRREGYEFQVSKPKAIIKEIDGVKYEPVEFLTIDIPENYMGVVMEKLGTRKAELVNMYSATEGYMRLEFKVPARGLIGYRSEFLTDTKGNGIMYHVFHGYEPYKGDISGRPRGSLVAWEDGEAVTYGLYNAQERGTLFITPGTRVYEGMIVGENARSEDIVVNVCKKKHVTNMRASGSDEALRLTPATILSLEQALEFIAEDELVEVTPKNIRLRKKILDTEQRAKARNKM; encoded by the coding sequence ATGAATTTTGCTAATTTTAACAGCTTAGACTCTGATTTGAGGGGAATTAATGTGGAAAAAGATAGAGAAGAAATAATAATTAGAGAAGATATAAGAAATATAGCAATAATTGCGCATGTTGATCATGGAAAGACCACACTGGTTGACGGAATGTTAAAACAAAGCGGGATCTTCAGATCTAATGAACAGGTACAAGAGAGAATTTTGGATTCAAATGAATTAGAGCGGGAACGGGGAATAACTATCCTCGCCAAAAACACTGCCGTAAATTACAAAGGAATTAAAATAAACATTGTTGATACACCGGGGCATGCGGATTTTGGCGGAGAAGTCGAACGGGTGCTCAATATGGTTGACGGGGTATTACTGCTGGTTGACGCTTTTGAAGGCCCCATGCCCCAGACAAGGTTTGTATTAAAAAAAGCTCTGGAATATGATTTGGTTCCAATAGTGGTTATTAATAAGATCGACAGGCCTGATGCCAGACCTTATGAAGTTGCCGACCAGGTTTTGGATTTATTTTTAGAACTGGGTGCAAATGATAAGCAGGCCGATTTTAAACTATTGTATGCTTCTTCAAGAAATGGTTTTGCAGTAAATGATTTGGAAGATGAAAGAAAAAACCTGGAACCACTGTTTCAAAGTATAATCAATAATGTACCTGCACCAATGGGATATGTTGATAAACCTCTCCAGTTACAAATTTCAAGTATAGACTATGATGAATATATAGGAAGAATCGGAGTAGGAAGGATTACCCGCGGCAAAATTAAGTCAGGGCAGCAGGCAGTTGTTTGTAAAAAAGATGGTTCTCAGCAAATAATTAAAGTAGGAAAATTATTTAAGTTTGAAGGTTTAAAAAGGATCAGCGTAGAAGAAGCAATGTTGGGAGATATTGTTGCAATAGCGGGAGCAGGGGATATAAATATTGGTGAAACTATATGCAGCGTTGAATATCCCGATCCCCTTCCTTTTATAACAATTGAGGAACCAACTATAACCATGACATTTAGTGTAAATGATAGTCCTTTTGCGGGAACCGAAGGAACTTATGTAACGTCAAGACATTTAAGAGACAGGCTTTTTAAAGAACTGGAAACAAACGTAAGCCTTAAAGTGGAAGAAACCGATACACCTGATTCTTTTATTGTTTCAGGGAGAGGAGAATTACATTTGTCAATTCTGATTGAAACTATGAGAAGAGAAGGATATGAATTTCAGGTTTCAAAACCAAAGGCTATTATTAAAGAGATTGACGGTGTAAAATATGAACCTGTTGAATTTCTTACAATTGATATTCCTGAGAATTATATGGGAGTAGTCATGGAGAAATTGGGAACCAGGAAAGCTGAATTGGTAAATATGTATTCTGCCACTGAAGGTTATATGAGACTTGAATTTAAAGTTCCGGCCAGGGGATTGATAGGGTATCGTTCTGAATTTTTGACTGATACTAAGGGTAATGGTATAATGTATCATGTATTTCACGGATATGAACCATATAAAGGTGATATTTCAGGAAGGCCAAGGGGTTCATTAGTTGCCTGGGAAGACGGTGAGGCAGTAACCTATGGGTTGTATAATGCCCAGGAAAGAGGAACTCTCTTTATAACTCCTGGCACTAGGGTATATGAAGGAATGATAGTGGGAGAAAATGCCAGGTCTGAGGATATCGTAGTCAATGTATGCAAAAAGAAACATGTTACCAACATGCGGGCATCAGGATCAGATGAGGCTCTCAGACTAACTCCTGCAACAATTTTAAGCCTTGAACAGGCTTTAGAGTTTATAGCTGAAGATGAATTAGTTGAAGTAACACCAAAAAATATAAGATTAAGAAAGAAAATACTTGATACTGAACAAAGAGCCAAAGCAAGAAACAAAATGTAA
- the speB gene encoding agmatinase: protein MNRKLQTFIGCESEYDESRIVIFGAPFDSTTSFRPGARFASSAIRSESCGIETYSPYQDRDLSEICVFDAGDLELAYGNPQKALSVIEEYVRKIVTDNKIPFMIGGEHLVTYGAVKAVAEKFPDLHIIHFDAHADLRDEYLGEKFSHATVMRRVWDIIGDNRIFQFGIRSGDKEEFLWGKNHLFTQKFTFERLIEVVEKLIGKPVYVSIDLDVLDPSIFPGTGTPEGGGVSFNELLKACLKLASLNIVGIDINELSPIYDQSGVSTAVACKLMRELLLII, encoded by the coding sequence ATGAATAGGAAACTTCAGACATTTATTGGATGTGAAAGTGAATATGATGAATCAAGAATTGTAATTTTTGGTGCTCCCTTTGATTCTACTACTTCTTTTCGGCCGGGCGCAAGATTTGCAAGTAGTGCCATACGTAGTGAATCTTGCGGTATAGAAACATATAGTCCATATCAGGACAGGGATTTATCCGAAATATGTGTTTTTGACGCCGGAGATCTGGAACTTGCTTATGGAAACCCTCAAAAAGCTCTTAGCGTTATAGAGGAATATGTACGAAAAATTGTAACTGATAATAAAATCCCTTTTATGATCGGAGGGGAGCATTTGGTTACTTATGGAGCGGTTAAAGCTGTTGCAGAAAAATTCCCAGACCTTCACATTATTCATTTTGATGCCCATGCTGATTTAAGGGATGAATATCTGGGGGAAAAATTCTCTCATGCCACAGTGATGAGAAGGGTATGGGACATTATAGGCGATAACAGAATATTTCAGTTCGGCATTCGTTCAGGTGATAAAGAAGAATTTTTATGGGGGAAGAATCATCTTTTTACTCAGAAATTTACTTTTGAAAGGTTAATAGAAGTAGTTGAAAAACTAATTGGAAAACCTGTTTACGTTTCTATTGATCTGGATGTATTGGATCCGTCAATATTCCCGGGAACAGGTACTCCTGAGGGAGGCGGTGTAAGTTTTAATGAGCTTCTGAAGGCTTGCCTGAAACTGGCGTCTCTTAATATAGTAGGTATTGATATAAATGAATTATCTCCAATCTATGATCAAAGTGGTGTATCTACCGCGGTAGCATGCAAGCTTATGAGGGAGCTATTATTGATAATTTGA
- the speE gene encoding polyamine aminopropyltransferase, with the protein MELWYTEKHTDNVYFSIKVDKHLFSRQSNYQRIDVFDSKEFGRFLTLDGLMMVTEKDEFIYHDMIVHVPMATNINVRNVLVIGGGDGGTVRELTRYSSIEKIEMVEIDKMVVDVSREYLQQTACKLDDPRVSIYYEDGLKFIRAKQEEYDLIIVDSTDPFGPGEGLFTKEFYGNCYKALKEDGILVNQHENPYYNTYVKAMRRAHKRIKELFPICRVYQAHIPTYPSGHWLFGFASKKYDPLLDINDKEWNDLGIATKYYNTEIHRGSFALPTYVKELLTKEDEDE; encoded by the coding sequence ATGGAGTTGTGGTACACAGAGAAACATACAGATAATGTATATTTTTCAATAAAGGTGGACAAGCATTTATTTTCAAGGCAGAGCAATTATCAGAGAATAGATGTTTTTGATTCAAAAGAATTCGGGAGATTTCTGACGCTTGATGGTTTAATGATGGTAACTGAAAAGGATGAGTTTATCTATCATGATATGATAGTCCACGTACCTATGGCAACTAATATAAATGTCAGAAATGTGCTTGTTATTGGCGGAGGTGACGGCGGGACTGTAAGAGAACTTACAAGATATAGCAGCATTGAAAAAATAGAAATGGTTGAAATAGATAAAATGGTGGTAGATGTCTCAAGAGAGTATTTGCAACAAACGGCCTGCAAGCTTGATGATCCTAGGGTAAGTATATATTATGAGGACGGTTTGAAATTTATAAGGGCAAAACAGGAAGAGTATGACCTTATTATTGTTGATTCCACAGACCCTTTTGGGCCTGGAGAAGGTTTGTTTACTAAAGAATTTTACGGAAATTGTTATAAGGCTTTGAAGGAAGACGGTATACTTGTTAATCAGCATGAAAACCCTTATTATAATACATATGTCAAGGCAATGAGGAGAGCTCACAAGCGTATTAAAGAGCTTTTTCCCATATGCCGGGTATATCAGGCCCATATTCCCACATACCCGTCAGGTCATTGGCTTTTTGGATTTGCTTCAAAAAAATATGACCCACTGTTGGACATTAACGATAAAGAATGGAATGATTTAGGAATAGCAACAAAATATTACAATACTGAAATTCATAGAGGCAGTTTTGCATTACCTACTTATGTAAAGGAGCTTTTGACAAAAGAAGATGAAGATGAATAG